The following proteins come from a genomic window of Aquimarina sp. MAR_2010_214:
- a CDS encoding AraC family transcriptional regulator has translation MVIEGFILVLSCLGVIQALFLCFYLFTLKKGNRKANAFLALVLLGLTIRIGKSVFHNYIEVDPRLRNLAISTILAVGPFLWFYGKALFEKQQTFSNQNYIHLIPFVLFVLCSPIIPNRGDLFSSIAYSLVLLHFGIYLSICWRGILKITNDANPQLLKWYRNIVIGISLIWVLYLGIFVRVIPFYILGAISFSFLIYMFSYLLLKRHVFALEKYSNSRIDREASKKLLNRVKELFENENVYLDSNISLQTIAEKLSVSSRELSQVINENEQKNFSEFVNHFRITKAKKLLVDSEYALEKIATVAYDCGFGNVTSFNLAFKAETQLTPSQYRTQFSAA, from the coding sequence ATGGTTATAGAAGGTTTTATACTTGTCTTAAGTTGTTTGGGAGTTATCCAGGCTCTTTTCTTATGTTTTTATCTTTTTACGCTGAAAAAAGGAAATAGAAAAGCGAATGCATTTTTGGCTTTGGTATTGTTAGGGCTAACAATACGGATAGGAAAATCTGTTTTTCATAATTATATTGAAGTTGATCCCAGATTAAGAAATTTAGCGATTTCAACTATATTGGCTGTAGGTCCTTTTCTTTGGTTTTATGGTAAAGCTCTTTTTGAGAAACAACAAACGTTTTCAAACCAAAACTATATTCATTTGATACCTTTTGTATTATTTGTTTTATGTAGTCCTATTATTCCTAATAGGGGAGATTTATTTTCATCTATAGCGTATTCTTTGGTTCTCCTTCACTTTGGTATCTATCTATCCATTTGCTGGAGAGGTATTTTAAAAATCACAAATGATGCAAATCCACAACTTTTAAAATGGTATAGAAATATTGTGATTGGAATTAGCTTGATTTGGGTACTGTATCTTGGTATTTTTGTTAGGGTTATTCCATTTTATATTCTTGGAGCGATTTCTTTTTCATTTTTAATATATATGTTTTCTTACCTGCTTTTAAAAAGGCATGTTTTTGCATTAGAAAAATATAGTAATTCTAGAATTGACCGAGAAGCTTCCAAAAAATTACTTAATCGTGTAAAGGAACTATTCGAAAATGAAAACGTTTATTTAGATAGTAATATTTCTTTACAGACCATAGCAGAAAAACTATCAGTTTCCTCAAGAGAATTATCACAGGTAATTAATGAGAATGAACAAAAGAATTTCTCTGAGTTTGTAAATCATTTTCGAATAACAAAAGCCAAAAAGTTACTTGTGGATTCTGAGTATGCTTTAGAAAAAATTGCAACTGTAGCTTATGATTGCGGTTTTGGTAATGTTACATCTTTTAACCTCGCTTTTAAAGCAGAAACTCAGCTTACACCTTCACAATATAGAACTCAATTTAGTGCTGCTTAA
- a CDS encoding PQQ-dependent sugar dehydrogenase produces the protein MNKSIFLLLLIVAACAKIEKPSEVSKKKMQPIKEIIIDSLKHPWSMAFLSEDEVLVSEKDGNLVKVNLISKEKRIIKGFPRDLTDSIRMITGGDNSGIFEVVLDPDFNNNEHIYLSYAAKRKGEGSATKVVRAVLNNDSLTSIKTLLEAGPFTREYFHYGGGMTFGPDGKLYITMGERLFKEIDEPEIPIAQDLKDKRGKIYRINPDGSIPDDNPDFGTTAVPGIYAIGIRAAQGITVNTATGEIWFSEHGTRQGDEVNRLKPGANYGWPIITTGGYRSKEYYPPKIEGAVYTDPIWYWMHTVAPTGLLFYTGDEFPEWKNDLLVPGLSRGSLWRFRIENKIIKSAEELFVDDRIRSRKIAQSPEGKLYLLTDEPNGKILRIENNQ, from the coding sequence ATGAATAAATCAATATTCTTACTGCTTTTGATTGTGGCGGCTTGTGCCAAAATTGAAAAACCTTCAGAGGTTTCAAAAAAGAAAATGCAGCCAATAAAAGAAATCATAATAGATAGCCTTAAACACCCCTGGAGCATGGCTTTTTTATCAGAAGATGAGGTTCTGGTATCAGAAAAGGATGGAAATTTGGTTAAAGTAAATCTCATTTCAAAAGAAAAAAGAATTATTAAAGGTTTTCCTCGTGACCTTACTGATAGCATTCGAATGATTACAGGAGGAGATAATTCGGGTATTTTTGAAGTAGTGTTGGATCCGGATTTTAACAACAATGAACATATATATCTTTCGTATGCTGCAAAAAGGAAAGGGGAAGGAAGTGCTACAAAAGTAGTACGAGCTGTACTAAACAATGACTCCTTAACTAGTATAAAAACATTGCTCGAAGCCGGACCGTTTACAAGAGAATATTTTCATTATGGAGGAGGGATGACTTTTGGACCCGATGGTAAATTATACATTACCATGGGAGAGCGATTATTTAAGGAAATTGATGAACCTGAAATACCTATCGCTCAGGACTTGAAAGATAAACGAGGAAAAATATATAGAATAAACCCTGATGGAAGTATACCTGATGATAATCCAGATTTTGGAACAACTGCGGTTCCGGGAATTTATGCTATTGGGATTAGAGCCGCACAAGGGATAACTGTAAATACTGCAACAGGAGAGATATGGTTTAGTGAGCATGGTACCCGACAAGGAGATGAGGTTAATAGGTTGAAACCTGGAGCTAATTATGGCTGGCCGATTATTACGACCGGGGGCTATCGAAGTAAAGAGTATTATCCTCCTAAAATTGAAGGAGCAGTGTATACCGATCCCATTTGGTATTGGATGCATACTGTAGCACCTACTGGGCTCCTATTTTATACAGGCGATGAATTTCCAGAATGGAAAAATGATCTACTCGTTCCTGGATTGAGTAGAGGGAGTCTGTGGAGATTCAGAATCGAAAATAAAATCATAAAAAGCGCTGAAGAATTGTTTGTTGATGATAGAATACGATCCAGGAAAATAGCGCAAAGTCCAGAAGGGAAACTCTATCTACTTACCGATGAACCTAATGGGAAAATCTTAAGAATAGAAAATAATCAATAA
- a CDS encoding nuclear transport factor 2 family protein, whose amino-acid sequence MKTYFWITLFLVSCNIIIAQSEEDNIRASINKYLEGTSYNKPETIKEAFYDEANLFLTHKEKKLWIVPINEYASWFEKREQGKFNGRIGKILSIDRENDIAMAKAEILIEGEDIRYIDIFLLKKIDAEWKIISKAATTKK is encoded by the coding sequence ATGAAAACCTATTTTTGGATAACCCTATTTTTAGTTAGTTGTAACATTATCATTGCACAATCAGAAGAAGATAATATACGTGCTTCGATTAATAAATACCTAGAAGGAACCTCATATAACAAGCCTGAAACAATTAAAGAAGCTTTTTATGATGAAGCAAATTTGTTTCTAACTCATAAAGAGAAAAAACTATGGATTGTACCGATTAATGAATATGCTTCATGGTTTGAAAAAAGAGAGCAAGGAAAATTTAATGGTAGGATAGGTAAAATACTATCTATAGACAGAGAAAATGATATCGCTATGGCAAAAGCCGAAATTTTGATAGAAGGTGAAGATATAAGATATATCGATATTTTTCTTCTGAAAAAGATTGATGCAGAGTGGAAAATTATTAGTAAAGCTGCTACAACCAAAAAATAA
- a CDS encoding MATE family efflux transporter, whose translation MAKITAEALGVEPIGKLLIKQAVPASIGILVMSLNILIDSIFVGNWIGSIAIAAINVVLPVSFFIAALGMSIGVGGSSIISRALGANNKEKALKTFGNQITLSLLFMVSLVVLGLVFVDDIIPKFGGKGDIFEPAKIYYTIILYGVPILGFAMMGNTVVRAEGKPKFAMTAMIIPTVGNLLMDYLFINVMDMGMHGAAWATTGSYLACFLYIFWFFSSKNSELKISFRHLGLQKEIVSEIASLGGVTLARQAVVSITYLLMNNILFDLGQEGLVAVYAIIGRMLMFALFPVFGVTQGFLPIAGYNYGAKRYPRVRESINTAIKYAAILATLVFIGLMIFPAEITTLFLSNNPNLAPKELALNQYVLSHTAEPMRWVFAATPIIALQLIGAAYFQAVGKAIPALLLTLSRQGFFFIPLILILPKFYGELGVWISFPIADILATIVTGYFLNREVRTKLITEN comes from the coding sequence ATGGCAAAAATAACGGCCGAAGCTCTGGGGGTAGAACCCATAGGGAAATTACTCATAAAACAAGCAGTTCCTGCATCTATAGGAATATTAGTGATGTCTCTTAATATCCTAATTGATTCTATTTTTGTAGGTAATTGGATTGGTTCTATTGCGATTGCAGCTATTAATGTAGTACTCCCCGTATCCTTTTTTATTGCTGCATTAGGAATGTCTATCGGTGTAGGAGGTTCTAGTATAATTTCTAGGGCATTAGGTGCAAATAATAAAGAAAAAGCACTCAAGACTTTTGGAAACCAGATTACTCTTTCTCTGCTTTTTATGGTTTCTTTGGTTGTTTTAGGTTTAGTTTTTGTCGATGATATTATTCCAAAATTTGGTGGGAAAGGAGATATTTTTGAACCCGCAAAAATCTACTATACGATTATTTTATATGGTGTACCTATCCTTGGTTTTGCTATGATGGGTAATACTGTAGTCAGAGCAGAAGGAAAGCCTAAATTTGCTATGACGGCTATGATCATCCCTACAGTTGGTAATCTGCTAATGGACTATCTTTTTATTAATGTAATGGATATGGGAATGCATGGTGCTGCATGGGCGACAACAGGCTCGTATCTTGCTTGTTTTTTATATATATTTTGGTTTTTCAGTTCTAAAAACTCTGAATTAAAAATCAGCTTTCGTCATCTTGGACTACAAAAAGAGATTGTTTCAGAAATTGCTTCACTTGGCGGAGTAACTCTAGCCAGACAAGCTGTAGTAAGCATTACCTATCTATTAATGAATAATATTTTATTCGATCTTGGGCAAGAAGGCTTGGTAGCTGTGTATGCTATTATTGGTCGAATGCTAATGTTTGCCTTGTTTCCTGTGTTTGGAGTAACCCAGGGATTCTTACCCATTGCTGGATATAATTATGGTGCAAAACGCTACCCTCGCGTTAGAGAATCTATTAATACCGCAATCAAATATGCTGCGATTCTAGCCACCTTAGTTTTTATTGGGCTAATGATTTTTCCTGCAGAAATAACAACTTTATTTCTGAGTAACAACCCCAATCTAGCTCCCAAAGAATTAGCTCTAAATCAATATGTATTATCTCATACTGCAGAACCTATGCGATGGGTATTTGCTGCTACGCCTATTATTGCGCTTCAGCTAATTGGGGCTGCCTATTTTCAGGCTGTAGGGAAAGCCATTCCCGCTTTATTACTTACGTTATCAAGGCAAGGTTTCTTCTTTATTCCTTTGATTTTGATTCTTCCAAAGTTTTATGGCGAATTAGGAGTTTGGATTTCTTTCCCGATTGCAGATATATTAGCAACCATTGTTACTGGGTATTTTCTGAATCGGGAAGTGAGAACTAAGCTTATTACAGAAAACTAG
- the hemH gene encoding ferrochelatase: MSKGVLLVNLGSPDSTDPKDVKKYLGEFLMDPRVIDVPLWARTLLVKGIILNTRPKKSAAAYKKIWWDEGSPLIVLSERLQKKVADLTSIPVSLSMRYGSMNIKKGLQELQDKGVNEVMIIPLYPQFAMATTETILVLAEELRKEHFPNMKLIDLPAFYNKSEYIKILSKSIAEKLETLDYEHLLFSYHGVPERHIRKSDITKSHCKIDGSCCNTPSAAHEFCYRHQCYSTTQQVAQKLKLKEGTYSTSFQSRLGFDPWLQPYTDRTIERMGKEGIKKMAIVTPAFVSDCLETLEEIAMEGEEIFHEVGGKEFTTIPCLNDRDDWAGLLANWVNEWVTVKTQTV; the protein is encoded by the coding sequence ATGAGTAAAGGAGTTCTCCTTGTTAATCTTGGATCACCAGACAGTACAGATCCAAAGGATGTAAAAAAATATCTTGGTGAATTTTTGATGGATCCCAGAGTAATCGATGTTCCGCTATGGGCAAGAACACTATTGGTAAAAGGGATCATCCTAAATACCAGGCCAAAAAAATCAGCAGCAGCATATAAAAAAATATGGTGGGATGAAGGTTCCCCTTTAATTGTACTATCAGAACGATTACAGAAAAAAGTTGCCGATCTTACTTCAATACCTGTAAGTTTATCAATGCGTTATGGCTCGATGAATATCAAAAAAGGATTACAAGAATTGCAGGATAAAGGTGTAAATGAAGTCATGATTATTCCGCTTTATCCACAATTTGCTATGGCAACTACAGAGACTATTTTAGTTCTTGCCGAAGAATTACGTAAAGAGCATTTCCCTAACATGAAACTTATTGATCTTCCTGCTTTTTATAACAAATCTGAGTATATCAAAATCTTATCCAAAAGTATAGCCGAAAAGTTAGAAACATTAGATTACGAACATCTTCTATTTTCTTATCATGGAGTACCAGAAAGGCATATTCGTAAAAGTGACATTACAAAATCCCATTGTAAAATTGATGGATCATGTTGCAATACTCCCTCTGCAGCTCATGAGTTTTGCTATCGCCATCAATGTTATTCTACTACACAACAAGTAGCTCAAAAATTAAAATTAAAAGAAGGAACCTATTCTACCTCTTTTCAATCTCGTTTAGGCTTTGATCCATGGTTACAACCATATACTGATCGTACCATAGAACGTATGGGAAAAGAAGGAATTAAAAAAATGGCTATTGTAACTCCTGCTTTTGTATCAGATTGTTTAGAAACTTTGGAAGAAATAGCAATGGAAGGAGAAGAAATTTTTCACGAAGTTGGTGGTAAAGAATTCACAACCATCCCTTGTCTTAATGATCGTGATGATTGGGCAGGTCTGCTTGCAAATTGGGTAAATGAATGGGTTACTGTTAAAACCCAAACCGTATAA
- a CDS encoding AraC family transcriptional regulator produces MEIELKNNAPGVLEETQIEDDFYILKFQNETNENQRVVRDINSSFIQFHFSIKGRVKFNFNNGSYAINLSEENSLLLYNPQRDLPMNLEMDKNSWLITVLISIKRFHSLFSKEADYIPFLGDGNRDKKYYTDASISPSMAVVLNQIMNYNLNKSIKQLYFKGKAYELLSLYFNRPGDADVEQCPFLVDEENVLKIRKAKEIIIARMAEPPTLQELSNEIGLPLKKLKDGFKQIYGEPVYTFLFDYKMEVARQLLASGSHNVNEVGLKVGYSTASHFIAAFKKKFGTTPKKYVMSLN; encoded by the coding sequence ATGGAAATTGAACTAAAAAATAACGCTCCAGGGGTTCTTGAAGAAACTCAAATCGAAGATGATTTTTATATCCTAAAGTTTCAGAACGAAACTAATGAAAATCAGCGAGTTGTAAGGGATATCAACAGCAGTTTTATTCAATTTCACTTCTCTATAAAAGGGAGGGTTAAATTTAATTTTAATAACGGAAGCTATGCTATTAACCTTTCTGAAGAAAATTCACTACTGCTCTATAATCCACAGCGTGATCTTCCTATGAATCTAGAAATGGACAAGAATTCTTGGTTGATTACCGTCCTGATTTCAATAAAAAGGTTTCATTCTTTATTTTCAAAAGAAGCAGATTATATTCCTTTTCTTGGAGATGGGAATCGAGATAAAAAATATTATACTGATGCTAGTATTTCCCCTTCGATGGCTGTTGTATTGAATCAAATCATGAATTATAATTTGAATAAATCGATCAAACAATTATATTTTAAAGGAAAAGCATACGAATTATTAAGTCTCTATTTTAATAGACCCGGAGATGCAGATGTAGAACAATGTCCATTTTTGGTAGATGAAGAAAATGTATTAAAAATCCGAAAAGCTAAGGAAATTATTATCGCCCGTATGGCAGAACCTCCTACTCTTCAGGAGTTATCAAATGAGATTGGATTACCTCTTAAAAAACTTAAAGACGGATTTAAACAAATCTATGGTGAACCAGTATATACGTTCTTGTTTGATTACAAAATGGAAGTAGCCAGACAACTACTCGCCTCGGGAAGTCATAATGTAAACGAAGTAGGCTTAAAAGTAGGATATAGCACTGCAAGCCATTTTATTGCAGCATTTAAAAAGAAATTTGGCACTACTCCAAAAAAATATGTAATGAGCTTAAACTAA
- the hemA gene encoding glutamyl-tRNA reductase, whose amino-acid sequence MESHLRAKGTNFYTIGLSYKKADAEIRGHFSVNDEAKEGILQQAKNEGIEALLVTSTCNRTELHGFAQHPFQLIKLLCEHTHGTIEEFEKVAYVHKNNKAVSHLFKVGTGLDSQILGDFEIISQLKKSFIASKKVEITNPFLERLINAVIQASKRIKNETEISSGATSVSFASVQYILKNVENISEKKIVLFGTGKIGRNTCENLVKHTKNDHITLINRTKDKAEKVAGKFNLIVKDYANIQSEITNTDILIVATGAQNPTISKQLIHSQKPLLILDLSIPKNVADDVNELPNVTLVHLDHLSKMTDDTLQRRKQYIPQAEVIIDEIKTEFGSWLETRKFAPTIKALKNKLSTLKDAEINLQRKKYADFDEEQADIITSRIIQKITNHFANHLKDDNTSADESIELIQKVFHLQNK is encoded by the coding sequence ATGGAGTCTCACTTAAGAGCAAAAGGAACAAATTTTTACACTATTGGACTTAGTTATAAAAAAGCTGATGCAGAGATCAGGGGTCATTTTAGTGTAAACGATGAAGCCAAAGAAGGAATACTACAACAGGCCAAAAATGAAGGTATTGAAGCCTTGCTTGTTACCTCTACTTGTAATCGAACCGAATTACACGGTTTTGCTCAACATCCATTTCAATTAATCAAATTACTTTGCGAACATACTCACGGAACCATAGAAGAGTTCGAAAAAGTAGCCTATGTACATAAAAATAATAAAGCAGTATCACATTTATTTAAAGTGGGGACTGGTTTAGATAGCCAGATATTAGGTGATTTTGAAATCATAAGTCAACTAAAAAAAAGTTTTATAGCTTCTAAAAAAGTAGAAATTACTAATCCTTTTCTAGAAAGACTGATCAATGCAGTAATACAGGCGAGCAAGCGTATTAAGAACGAGACTGAGATTTCATCAGGAGCAACTTCGGTTTCTTTTGCTTCTGTTCAATACATTCTTAAGAATGTAGAAAATATTTCAGAAAAGAAGATCGTACTTTTTGGTACAGGTAAAATAGGCAGAAATACGTGTGAGAATTTAGTAAAACATACCAAGAACGATCATATTACTCTGATTAATAGAACTAAGGATAAAGCAGAAAAAGTAGCAGGAAAATTTAATCTTATTGTAAAAGATTATGCTAATATTCAGTCAGAAATAACAAACACAGATATTCTTATTGTCGCTACGGGAGCACAGAATCCTACTATTTCTAAACAGTTAATCCATTCACAAAAACCATTATTGATTTTAGATCTGTCTATCCCAAAAAATGTGGCAGATGATGTGAATGAATTACCTAATGTAACTTTGGTTCACTTAGATCATTTGTCAAAAATGACAGATGATACTTTACAAAGAAGAAAACAATACATTCCACAAGCCGAAGTTATTATAGATGAGATAAAAACAGAATTTGGCAGTTGGTTAGAAACTAGAAAATTTGCTCCTACTATTAAAGCACTTAAAAATAAATTATCTACATTAAAAGATGCAGAAATTAATCTACAACGAAAAAAGTATGCAGATTTTGATGAAGAACAAGCTGATATTATTACTAGTCGAATCATTCAGAAAATTACCAATCATTTTGCCAATCACCTTAAAGATGATAATACTTCGGCAGATGAAAGCATAGAATTGATTCAGAAAGTATTTCATTTACAAAATAAATAG
- the hemC gene encoding hydroxymethylbilane synthase, giving the protein MTKTIRIGTRDSELALWQANTVQKSLEELGYKTQLIPVKSTGDIILDKPLYELGITGIFTKTLDIAMLHGDIDIAVHSMKDVPTILPKGIVEAAILKRANVNDILVHKGLDFLESKGTIATGSLRRKAQWLHKYATHTVVDLRGNVNTRMQKLTDSDWNGAIFAAAGLERINLKPDNYIDLDWMIPAPAQGAMLVVAKEEDEYCLEALSNLNDSPSEICVHIEREFLRELEGGCTAPIGGLAEINTDSIHFKGALFSLDGKDKIEVNKEIKIGDVENLGKICAQEILNNGGHELMKEIKAEIA; this is encoded by the coding sequence TTGACAAAAACGATTCGTATAGGTACCAGAGATAGTGAATTAGCACTTTGGCAAGCTAATACCGTGCAAAAAAGTTTAGAAGAATTGGGATATAAAACCCAGTTGATTCCTGTTAAGTCAACAGGTGATATTATACTAGATAAGCCATTGTATGAATTAGGAATTACCGGGATTTTTACCAAAACACTAGATATAGCCATGTTACATGGTGATATTGACATTGCTGTGCATTCGATGAAGGATGTGCCAACTATACTCCCAAAAGGAATAGTAGAAGCTGCTATCTTAAAACGTGCTAATGTAAACGATATTCTGGTTCATAAAGGATTGGATTTTTTAGAAAGTAAAGGAACAATTGCTACCGGAAGCCTTCGAAGAAAAGCACAATGGTTACATAAATACGCAACACATACAGTAGTTGATCTACGTGGAAACGTAAATACACGAATGCAAAAACTAACCGATAGTGATTGGAATGGTGCCATATTTGCCGCTGCAGGATTAGAGCGTATTAATCTAAAACCCGATAATTATATTGATCTGGATTGGATGATTCCTGCACCAGCTCAAGGAGCTATGTTGGTAGTTGCCAAAGAAGAAGATGAATATTGCCTCGAGGCATTATCAAACTTAAACGATAGCCCATCGGAAATATGTGTACATATCGAACGAGAATTTCTACGGGAATTAGAAGGAGGCTGTACTGCACCAATAGGAGGACTAGCAGAGATTAATACCGATAGTATCCATTTTAAAGGAGCTTTATTTAGCCTTGACGGAAAGGATAAGATTGAAGTGAATAAAGAAATTAAAATCGGTGATGTGGAAAATCTGGGTAAGATATGTGCTCAGGAAATATTGAATAACGGAGGGCATGAATTGATGAAAGAGATAAAAGCAGAAATAGCATAG
- a CDS encoding uroporphyrinogen-III synthase has translation MDTSPTILSTKKLSAAQKELLLNTGLGFVEYDAITIELLENNIENTIQNAIFTSKNAVKAIKNSGMIISNCFCVGDNTKKRLQENDLNVVETAQNASDLAKIIIKKYKNESFLFFCGNLRRDELPNLLEQNNVEVKEEIVYKTHLKSNKFNRMFDGILFFSPSGIQSYVSENKIGESIAFCIGNTTASEAKKHTDNIIVANKPTVENVIVQAVKYFNKL, from the coding sequence TTGGATACTTCACCAACAATACTCTCAACCAAAAAACTTTCTGCAGCTCAAAAAGAGTTGTTACTAAATACAGGTCTTGGGTTTGTCGAATATGATGCCATAACTATAGAACTTTTAGAAAATAATATTGAGAATACAATCCAGAATGCAATTTTTACAAGCAAGAACGCTGTGAAGGCAATTAAAAATTCCGGAATGATCATTTCAAACTGTTTTTGTGTAGGAGATAATACCAAAAAACGTTTACAGGAAAATGACTTAAATGTAGTAGAAACTGCTCAAAATGCATCAGATTTAGCCAAAATCATTATAAAAAAGTATAAAAATGAATCTTTTTTGTTTTTTTGCGGAAACTTGAGAAGAGATGAATTACCTAATCTTTTGGAGCAAAATAATGTTGAGGTAAAAGAGGAGATAGTATATAAAACACATTTAAAATCAAATAAATTTAATCGAATGTTTGATGGGATATTGTTTTTTAGCCCATCTGGAATCCAGAGTTATGTTTCAGAAAATAAAATAGGAGAAAGTATTGCGTTTTGTATAGGAAACACAACCGCTTCTGAAGCCAAAAAACATACAGATAATATTATTGTTGCTAATAAACCAACGGTAGAGAATGTAATTGTTCAAGCCGTGAAATATTTTAATAAATTATGA
- the hemE gene encoding uroporphyrinogen decarboxylase, producing MTELKNDLFLRALKGETVERPPVWMMRQAGRYLPEFRALKAKYDFFTRCRTPELAAEITVQPIDIIGPDAAILFSDILVIPQAMNIEVEMKDGIGPWLPNPIRSLADVEQVIVPDVHEELGYVMDAIKLTKERLDNRVPLIGFAGSPWTILCYAVQGQGSKNFDKAKELCFTQPEAAHQLLQKITDTTIAYLKAKVAAGVNAVQVFDSWGGMLSPVDYQEFSWKYIQQIVDALKEETEVIVFGKGCWFALQEMAQSGAAALGVDWTCSARNARYLSGGNITLQGNFDPSRLLSPPAEIKKMVKQMIDAFGKDRYIANLGHGILPNIPVENAQAFVDAVKEYQA from the coding sequence ATGACAGAACTAAAAAACGATCTATTTCTTAGAGCACTAAAAGGAGAAACCGTAGAACGCCCACCAGTTTGGATGATGCGTCAAGCAGGACGATATTTACCAGAATTTCGTGCACTAAAAGCAAAATATGATTTTTTTACTCGTTGTAGAACACCAGAATTAGCGGCAGAGATAACCGTACAGCCTATAGATATCATTGGTCCCGATGCTGCAATCTTGTTTAGTGATATTTTGGTGATCCCGCAAGCAATGAATATCGAAGTCGAAATGAAAGATGGGATTGGTCCCTGGCTTCCTAATCCAATTCGATCTTTGGCAGATGTAGAACAGGTAATTGTTCCAGATGTTCATGAAGAATTAGGATATGTAATGGATGCGATAAAACTAACAAAAGAGCGTTTGGATAATCGTGTTCCTTTAATTGGTTTTGCCGGTTCACCTTGGACGATTCTATGCTATGCGGTACAAGGACAAGGATCTAAGAATTTTGATAAAGCCAAAGAATTGTGTTTTACACAACCAGAGGCAGCACACCAATTATTACAAAAGATTACCGATACTACTATTGCATATCTTAAGGCAAAGGTAGCAGCAGGAGTTAATGCAGTTCAGGTATTTGATAGTTGGGGAGGTATGTTATCTCCTGTGGATTATCAAGAATTCTCATGGAAATACATCCAGCAGATTGTAGATGCGTTAAAAGAAGAAACCGAAGTGATCGTTTTTGGAAAAGGGTGCTGGTTTGCATTACAAGAAATGGCGCAATCAGGAGCTGCTGCGCTTGGAGTAGATTGGACTTGTTCTGCACGTAATGCTCGTTATCTTAGCGGAGGAAATATAACACTACAAGGTAATTTTGATCCTTCGAGATTATTATCTCCGCCTGCAGAAATCAAAAAAATGGTGAAGCAAATGATAGATGCTTTTGGTAAAGATCGTTATATCGCTAATTTGGGACATGGGATTTTACCGAATATTCCTGTAGAGAATGCTCAAGCATTTGTAGATGCAGTAAAAGAATATCAAGCATAA
- a CDS encoding EI24 domain-containing protein, producing the protein MLKNIINGIKAYFGTFKLISKLGLWKFFAIPILISVIAGLSFVALAYFFSDNLGTLIAKIWPWEWGSETFATISTYIGGLLILVIGLILYKHIVMALSAPFMSPVSEKVETHLLGETNHVHRNTSFSQQLSRGIRINIRNLFRELLFMIPLIILSFIPVIGLLFTILIFLIQAYYVGFGNMDYTMERHFNYKESIQFVRKNRGTAIGNGIVFVLMLFIPIIGFIITLPISVVAASTETVKILKEKGLIELKNASEEISKIEA; encoded by the coding sequence ATGCTTAAAAATATCATTAATGGGATCAAAGCTTATTTCGGGACGTTCAAACTTATTTCGAAATTGGGATTATGGAAATTTTTTGCCATACCTATTTTAATAAGTGTAATCGCAGGATTATCTTTTGTGGCATTAGCATATTTCTTTTCTGATAATCTAGGTACTTTGATTGCAAAAATTTGGCCTTGGGAGTGGGGATCGGAAACATTTGCTACTATTAGTACATATATTGGAGGTCTATTGATCCTGGTGATAGGGTTAATACTATATAAACATATTGTAATGGCATTATCCGCACCATTTATGAGCCCAGTTTCAGAAAAAGTAGAAACACATCTTCTGGGAGAAACAAATCATGTGCATCGCAATACATCATTTAGCCAACAATTATCTAGAGGTATCCGTATTAATATACGAAATCTATTTAGAGAATTATTATTTATGATTCCGTTGATTATTTTAAGTTTTATCCCGGTTATAGGTCTTTTATTTACGATTTTGATTTTTTTAATTCAGGCATATTATGTAGGTTTTGGGAATATGGATTATACAATGGAACGTCATTTTAACTACAAAGAGAGTATCCAGTTTGTAAGAAAAAATAGAGGCACTGCAATAGGTAATGGGATCGTATTTGTATTGATGCTCTTTATCCCTATTATAGGGTTTATCATCACACTACCTATATCTGTGGTTGCAGCTTCTACAGAAACAGTGAAAATTTTGAAAGAAAAAGGATTAATTGAACTAAAAAACGCATCCGAAGAGATTTCTAAAATTGAAGCATAA